The genomic region CGTACCTAAACGTTAGGGGTGTTGAGGATTTGATTAAGTATGTTAAGTATGTGTGGGCGAGTACGTATAATGCCAGGGCGTTGGCGTATAGGGATGAGAGGGATATTCCACACGACGTGGCTTACATGGCCGTTATAGTGCAGAAGTTGGTTAATAGTAAGGCGGCGGGTGTATTATTCACGATAAACCCAGTGACTGGGGATAGCAATGAGGTGGTTATTGAGTCCTCCTGGGGGCTTGGGGAGGCTGTGGTTGGTGGTATGGTGACTCCGGATAGGTGGGTTGTGGATAAGAGTAGGTTGGTGATTAAGGATAGGGTCGTGGCGAGGAAAAGCGTGATGATGACGAGGAGCGAATCTGGGTTAACGAAGGTCGTCGAGGTACCAAGTGACCTGGCGGAGAAACCATCATTAAGTGATGCCGAGGTAATCGCACTAGCCAAGCTGGGTATTGAGCTTGAGAACCGCGTTGGCTATCCACTGGACATTGAGTGGGTCATTGATTCAGACTCAGGTAACATATACGTGGTTCAGATGAGGCCTGAAACCGTGTACAGTAGTGGTAAGGCTAAGGCAATTAACGAGGGTAGGGCAACCACGGGTAAAGCTGTGATTAAGGGAATAGCCGCAAGCCCGGGTATAGCCGTGGGTCGAGTAAGGATTTGCCTAACCCCAGAGGAGGCCAGGGCTAAGATGGGTAAGGGCGACATATTAGTGACGAAAATGACAAACCCTGATTGGGTGCCGTACATGAAGATGGCATCTGCGATAATAACCGATGAGGGTGGCATGACGAGTCACGCAGCCATAGTATCCAGAGAGCTGGGCATACCGGCCATTGTAGGTACTGGTAACGCAACATCAGTACTTAAGGATGGTGAGGTCTACACGGTAGATGCCGTGCACGGCGTGATTTATGAGGGTAAGGTCGAGGAATTAGTGAGTAAGGCGAAGGCCACTAGGGAGGTGCAGGTCACCACGGCGCCCAGCACCAATGAGATAATACTTCACATTTACAGGTCAATAAGGACCGCGACCGGCGTCTACATGAATCTCGGAGTCCCCGAGAAAATCGATGAGTATAAGGACCTGCCCTTCGACGGTATTGGCCTAATGAGGATTGAATTCGTGCTTTCCAGCTACATCGGTGACCACCCACTTTACCTAATAAGCATTGGTAATGAGGAGAAGTTCATTAATAGATTGGCCGAGGGCGTGGCCTACGTGGCCAAGGCCATATACCCAAGGCCCGTCATTGTTAGGTTCAGTGACTTTAAGAGCAATGAGTATAGGCAGTTAACGGGTGGTGAGAAGTTCGAGCCTGAGGAGAGGAATCCAATGCTTGGTTGGAGGGGTGTCTCGAGATACATAAGTAAGGATTACGAGAAGGCCTTCAGGCTTGAGGTTAGGGCCATTAAGAGGGTTAGGGAGGAGATGAATCTAAATAATGTTCACGTGATGGTGCCATTCGTAAGGGCTCCCTGGGAACTTGAGAGGTTCATGCAAATACTCAATGAGGAGGGACTCGAAAGGGATAGAGACTTTAAGGTATATGCAATGGCTGAGATACCCAGCATAGCCCTTCTTGTTGAGGATTTTGCGAAGTATGTTGATGGATTCTCAATAGGTAGTAACGACTTAACACAGCTCATTATGGGTGTGGATAGGGACAATGACATATTGGTTAGGCAGAACCCGAGGTACTTCGATGAGAGGGAGCCTGCGGTGCTTAGGGCCATGTATGAGATAATAAGGAGGGCCCATGCAATGAATAAGAGCGTTGGCATATGTGGGCAGGCGCCATCTGTGTATCCGGAGATAACGGAGTTCCTGGTGAGGGCGGGCATTGATTACGTATCCGTGAACCCAGACGCCGTAATAACGACTAGGCTCCTCATAGACTCAATAGAGAGGAAGATAATCCTTGAGGAATTACGTGAGTTAAGGAGGAAGCTAATGCCTATGGAGCCGGATGGTGAATTTCACGAAATACTTAATAAGGTCTTTAAGGGATAAGTATAGGCGAATAAATACTAAATACTTAAAAATCAAGGACTACCTAGTCTAATTAGTGCTTGGTCCTGACTTTATAATTAAGGTAATCGTGATAAGCGCCTCAGGAGCCTTAGCACCAGGCCCATTAACCGCCTCAGCTGCCAGCCTCGGTGCACGCATGGGTTGGAGAGCCGGCATCAACGAGGCCATTGGGCACATGACTGTGGAGCTACCACTCGTCCTGGCAATAGCTTACGGACTTCACTACATATTCCAAATACCAATCATTAGTACTGCGTTTGGGATCGT from Vulcanisaeta distributa DSM 14429 harbors:
- the ppsA gene encoding phosphoenolpyruvate synthase; translation: MADYKFIVWLNEEVKDPSILGGKGANLNKLMLMGVPVPPGFVITTEAFNYFMSVNGLRDRVLNIINEVVKEGRPEEYEEAERRIKGLILNTEIPRDLHEEITRAYMELSKSFNTDALAVAVRSSASAEDLRTSSFAGQQDTYLNVRGVEDLIKYVKYVWASTYNARALAYRDERDIPHDVAYMAVIVQKLVNSKAAGVLFTINPVTGDSNEVVIESSWGLGEAVVGGMVTPDRWVVDKSRLVIKDRVVARKSVMMTRSESGLTKVVEVPSDLAEKPSLSDAEVIALAKLGIELENRVGYPLDIEWVIDSDSGNIYVVQMRPETVYSSGKAKAINEGRATTGKAVIKGIAASPGIAVGRVRICLTPEEARAKMGKGDILVTKMTNPDWVPYMKMASAIITDEGGMTSHAAIVSRELGIPAIVGTGNATSVLKDGEVYTVDAVHGVIYEGKVEELVSKAKATREVQVTTAPSTNEIILHIYRSIRTATGVYMNLGVPEKIDEYKDLPFDGIGLMRIEFVLSSYIGDHPLYLISIGNEEKFINRLAEGVAYVAKAIYPRPVIVRFSDFKSNEYRQLTGGEKFEPEERNPMLGWRGVSRYISKDYEKAFRLEVRAIKRVREEMNLNNVHVMVPFVRAPWELERFMQILNEEGLERDRDFKVYAMAEIPSIALLVEDFAKYVDGFSIGSNDLTQLIMGVDRDNDILVRQNPRYFDEREPAVLRAMYEIIRRAHAMNKSVGICGQAPSVYPEITEFLVRAGIDYVSVNPDAVITTRLLIDSIERKIILEELRELRRKLMPMEPDGEFHEILNKVFKG